A window of Haliscomenobacter hydrossis DSM 1100 contains these coding sequences:
- a CDS encoding right-handed parallel beta-helix repeat-containing protein: MKQFTLPFLLILCCLCRSNAVNYYFSTTEGDDNRSTLLARNPKTPWKTSTKLNNFFSQLKPGDSVLFKRGEVFFGEIRMTQSGTNALPIVLGAYGKGERPVISGFTTVSGWKSLGGGIYESPVLTTTPNLNLVVINGVNYAMGRYPNENAANKGYLNFESFGSNFIVDNQLNSSINWKNGELVIRTTRWTIERLPITAHNKKQLTFGSSLRNALTNGYGFFIQNHLQTLDKFGEWFYNSSTKKLYVFLGNTATANVTVQVGTVNLLVEPRASHLVLDNLTLTGANQYNVYGEWANLQNLRIKNSQILFSGIDAIKLSQRLNFVLENCTIAHSNSKAVNLNYNNLRPTLRNNKIINTGIFPGMIVDGQSYAVVSTSKGLVAEYNTITNSGYVGIRFTGDSNLVKNNLIDRFCTVLDDGAGIYTWTGGQNMTYNKRSIIGNIIVNGIGAPEGTNRPDIFAAEGIYLDDNSTNVEISGNSVAHCRNNGIYVHNSRNLQILNNTFFNNGVQFTTVHDDLGQAISNLTISNNKFFSKKPDQINALLRSKANDFQNIGSFSGNYYARPLDDNMTIFTQNYKTNTKQWYSFKSWQASYGKNKEAGASPVQIKPHTLISIDDDHNKYPNKGFETGVSGLYCWSPTNDCFTVWTTTSPLEGRAIKISGASYGQFNLEVGSIDRNKQYILRFSVLAESESDLNVYLVQSYTPWQTLSTIKSIRITPTRTNYEVLISNPVSEASTSIQFQSVNGKFSYWLDNVSLCEAVASPTNPDDYIRFEYNPTTTNKTISLETSYLDVKKTLYSGSVVLKPFESIVLVKDVKNVASLSGSLDYFNSRLEECQVQLNWAYIVEDNFSHFEVERSEDGINFATLSRINKKNNPGLQSFQYLDAELGARNFYRLKRVKTDGKFTYSEVREEQTDCSSRNSWQINPTLLHPGNAELAINLFTKETSLWLTIIDQFGRKIRSIQSETLAGWNKLSWNIDDLPIGMYYLHRSDVLIKRALPFVVSKN; this comes from the coding sequence ATGAAACAATTTACACTACCTTTTTTGTTGATTTTATGTTGTTTGTGTCGATCTAATGCCGTCAATTATTACTTTTCTACTACGGAAGGAGACGACAACCGCAGCACCTTATTGGCGCGAAATCCCAAAACTCCCTGGAAAACCTCGACCAAATTAAACAATTTTTTCTCGCAGCTGAAACCCGGAGATTCGGTACTGTTCAAGCGAGGTGAAGTGTTTTTTGGAGAGATTCGTATGACTCAATCTGGCACCAATGCGTTGCCAATCGTATTGGGAGCTTATGGCAAGGGAGAACGCCCGGTGATCAGCGGGTTTACTACGGTATCGGGCTGGAAATCTCTCGGAGGAGGAATTTATGAAAGCCCCGTTTTGACCACTACCCCCAACCTGAATCTGGTTGTGATCAATGGCGTCAACTACGCGATGGGCAGGTACCCCAATGAAAATGCGGCCAACAAAGGCTACCTGAATTTTGAATCATTTGGCTCCAATTTTATTGTCGACAATCAACTCAATTCATCCATCAATTGGAAAAATGGGGAATTGGTGATTCGAACGACCCGCTGGACGATCGAAAGACTACCCATTACCGCGCATAATAAAAAACAATTGACCTTTGGATCATCCTTGCGCAATGCACTGACCAATGGTTATGGGTTTTTTATTCAAAACCACCTCCAAACCCTGGATAAATTTGGAGAATGGTTTTACAATTCATCTACAAAAAAGCTCTACGTATTTTTGGGCAATACCGCTACCGCTAATGTTACCGTTCAAGTCGGAACAGTCAACCTGCTGGTCGAACCCAGGGCCAGCCATCTCGTGTTGGACAATTTGACCCTGACTGGAGCCAATCAATACAATGTATACGGGGAATGGGCCAATTTGCAAAACCTGAGAATCAAAAACTCACAAATATTATTTTCCGGAATTGACGCAATTAAATTGTCCCAACGTTTGAATTTCGTATTGGAAAATTGCACCATCGCCCATTCCAATAGCAAGGCTGTTAATCTAAATTACAATAACCTTCGCCCAACCCTTCGCAACAACAAGATCATCAATACCGGTATTTTCCCCGGCATGATTGTTGACGGCCAATCTTACGCCGTGGTCAGTACTTCCAAAGGCCTGGTGGCAGAATACAACACCATCACCAACTCGGGGTATGTCGGAATACGCTTTACCGGAGACTCTAACCTCGTTAAAAACAACCTCATCGATCGTTTTTGTACCGTACTGGACGATGGCGCTGGAATCTATACCTGGACGGGAGGCCAAAACATGACTTACAACAAGCGGAGTATCATCGGCAACATCATTGTTAATGGAATTGGCGCCCCCGAAGGTACAAATCGCCCCGACATATTTGCGGCAGAAGGTATCTATCTGGATGACAATTCTACCAATGTAGAAATTTCTGGGAATTCAGTGGCCCATTGCCGCAACAATGGAATCTATGTACACAACTCCAGAAATCTGCAAATTCTGAACAATACCTTTTTTAACAATGGGGTACAATTCACCACCGTTCACGACGACCTGGGGCAAGCAATTTCCAATTTAACCATTTCCAATAATAAATTTTTCTCCAAAAAACCGGACCAAATCAATGCTTTGCTGAGGTCTAAAGCAAATGACTTTCAGAACATCGGTAGCTTTTCTGGCAATTATTACGCCCGTCCCCTTGATGACAACATGACTATTTTTACCCAAAACTATAAAACCAATACCAAGCAATGGTATTCTTTTAAAAGCTGGCAAGCGTCATACGGCAAAAATAAAGAAGCAGGGGCGAGCCCGGTTCAAATTAAACCTCATACCTTGATCTCAATCGATGACGACCACAACAAGTATCCCAATAAAGGATTTGAAACTGGGGTGAGTGGGCTGTATTGCTGGTCTCCTACCAACGACTGTTTTACGGTTTGGACAACAACAAGCCCGCTTGAGGGTCGGGCAATAAAAATTTCGGGGGCTAGTTACGGCCAATTTAACCTGGAGGTTGGATCCATTGACCGCAATAAACAATATATTTTACGTTTCAGCGTGTTGGCCGAAAGTGAAAGCGATCTGAATGTATACCTGGTGCAAAGTTATACACCCTGGCAAACCCTTTCCACCATAAAATCGATTCGAATTACACCGACCAGAACAAATTATGAAGTCCTCATTTCAAATCCTGTTTCTGAAGCTTCCACCAGTATCCAGTTTCAATCGGTAAACGGCAAATTCTCCTATTGGTTGGACAATGTCAGCCTTTGTGAGGCTGTAGCTTCTCCGACCAATCCAGATGACTACATACGTTTTGAATACAATCCAACTACGACGAACAAAACCATCTCCCTGGAAACCAGTTATTTGGATGTGAAAAAAACGCTGTATTCTGGCAGTGTCGTGTTGAAACCCTTTGAGTCCATCGTTTTGGTCAAGGATGTCAAGAATGTCGCCAGCCTTTCCGGATCTTTGGACTATTTTAATAGCCGCCTTGAGGAATGTCAAGTTCAACTCAATTGGGCCTATATCGTTGAAGATAACTTCAGCCATTTCGAAGTAGAAAGGAGCGAGGATGGGATCAATTTTGCTACCCTCTCCAGGATAAACAAGAAAAACAATCCTGGTTTACAATCCTTTCAATACCTGGATGCCGAGCTTGGAGCCAGGAATTTCTATCGATTGAAGAGGGTAAAAACGGATGGAAAATTTACGTACTCCGAGGTTCGGGAAGAACAAACAGATTGCAGTAGCCGGAATTCCTGGCAAATTAATCCCACCCTTTTACATCCTGGGAATGCAGAATTGGCCATCAACTTGTTTACCAAAGAAACCTCGCTCTGGCTAACCATAATTGATCAATTTGGCAGGAAAATAAGGAGTATTCAATCCGAAACCCTGGCCGGTTGGAACAAATTAAGCTGGAACATTGATGATCTTCCCATTGGAATGTATTATCTTCACCGCTCAGATGTATTAATAAAAAGAGCTCTCCCATTTGTTGTGAGCAAGAACTAA
- a CDS encoding DUF4910 domain-containing protein, translating to MYRLAEKLFPICRSITGDGVRESLSIIQEYIPLEIHEVPSGTAVFDWTVPPEWNIRDAWVKGPDGKKIIDFKANNLHILQYSTPIHQILELEDLKKHLFTLPDQPDLIPYRTSYYQQNWGFCLAYRELQRLPEGQYEVYIDASLEEGHLTYGELYLPGESTNEVLLSAHICHPALANDNLSGISVLTFLAQWLLGQKNRYSYRFLFIPGTIGSITWLALNEPKVQNIQHGLVASLLGDAGGFTYKRSRRGDAEIDKVAEYVLKHSGQPYQVFDFFPYGYDERQFCSPGFNLPVGNLTRSSFGTYPEYHTSGDNLQFIQDKYLAESLDIYQQIITILEHNVYCQNLNPKCEPQLGKRGLYDAIGGDSDQKKLQMAMLWVLNFSDGTMSLLDIAERAKLPFNLILKTSKLLIKYELLV from the coding sequence ATGTATCGATTGGCTGAAAAACTGTTTCCCATTTGCCGCAGCATTACCGGTGATGGTGTACGTGAGTCCTTGAGTATTATCCAAGAATACATTCCTCTGGAAATACATGAAGTACCCAGTGGCACTGCGGTTTTTGACTGGACGGTTCCCCCGGAATGGAACATTCGGGACGCTTGGGTTAAAGGCCCTGACGGGAAAAAAATCATTGATTTTAAGGCGAACAACCTGCACATTCTCCAATACAGTACCCCTATCCATCAGATATTGGAATTAGAGGACTTGAAAAAACACCTCTTTACGCTGCCTGATCAGCCCGATTTGATTCCCTACCGGACATCCTATTATCAGCAAAACTGGGGTTTTTGTTTGGCCTATCGTGAGTTGCAACGCTTGCCAGAAGGGCAGTATGAAGTATACATTGATGCCTCCTTGGAGGAAGGGCATCTGACTTATGGAGAATTGTATCTTCCTGGCGAATCAACCAATGAGGTATTGCTGTCGGCGCACATTTGCCACCCAGCTTTGGCCAACGACAACCTTTCGGGGATAAGTGTCCTTACTTTTCTGGCCCAATGGCTATTGGGACAAAAAAATCGCTATTCCTATCGGTTTTTATTCATTCCGGGCACCATCGGTTCCATTACCTGGTTGGCATTGAACGAACCCAAGGTTCAGAACATTCAACATGGGCTGGTTGCATCCCTTCTGGGCGACGCGGGTGGTTTTACGTATAAAAGAAGTAGGAGAGGAGATGCCGAAATAGATAAAGTAGCCGAATATGTGTTGAAACATTCAGGCCAACCCTATCAGGTTTTTGATTTTTTTCCTTATGGCTACGATGAGCGCCAATTTTGCTCACCGGGGTTCAATTTACCTGTTGGCAACCTTACCCGTTCTTCTTTTGGAACCTACCCTGAATACCATACTTCGGGGGATAACCTGCAATTTATTCAAGATAAATACCTTGCGGAATCATTAGACATCTATCAGCAGATCATCACCATTTTGGAACACAATGTCTATTGCCAAAACCTCAACCCCAAATGTGAACCTCAATTGGGAAAAAGAGGATTGTACGATGCCATCGGTGGGGATAGTGACCAAAAAAAACTGCAAATGGCTATGCTTTGGGTACTCAATTTTTCGGATGGAACGATGTCACTTTTGGACATTGCGGAACGGGCTAAATTGCCATTTAATCTTATATTAAAAACGAGTAAGTTATTGATTAAATATGAATTACTAGTATAA
- a CDS encoding glutamate-1-semialdehyde 2,1-aminomutase has translation MEHNNFSKSLEFKKRMHQLIPGGCHTYAKGDDQFPEFYPPYLTRGEGCRVWDVDGNEYIEYGMGLRAVALGHGYPAVVTAACQQMWKGINFARPATIELEAAETFLNVVPGAEMVKFAKNGSDATTAAIKLARAYTGRDMVAICADHPFFSVDDWFIGSTAVNAGIPQCVQDLTVGFKFNDLESVESLFERYPDQIACLIMEVEKNDPVDLHFLRAVQERCKTKGTLFILDEMITGFRWHIGGAQTLYNIVPDLSTFGKAMGNGFAISALAGKREIMELGGLYHDQERVFLLSTTHGAENHALAAFIAVVKEYKEKDIIGHLQTQGERLRVGLEQSIRTHGLQDYVGIHGFPVCLVYSTKNQLKQASQAFRTLLLQELIKRGVIAPSLVLSYAHKAADIDQTVAIFHDALEIYRRAIDEGIDKYLEGETVQPVYRKRNQQSAFSYTPPGVGYNWLKHICPWP, from the coding sequence ATGGAACACAACAACTTTAGTAAATCTCTTGAGTTCAAGAAAAGGATGCACCAACTCATTCCGGGGGGCTGTCATACCTATGCCAAAGGTGACGATCAGTTTCCGGAGTTCTATCCTCCCTACCTTACTCGGGGCGAAGGCTGCCGGGTTTGGGATGTTGATGGGAACGAGTACATCGAATACGGGATGGGATTGCGGGCGGTAGCTTTAGGGCATGGATACCCGGCAGTGGTGACTGCAGCTTGCCAACAAATGTGGAAGGGCATCAATTTTGCCCGCCCGGCTACCATTGAACTGGAAGCTGCGGAAACATTTTTAAACGTTGTACCGGGGGCCGAAATGGTCAAATTTGCGAAAAATGGTTCCGATGCGACTACTGCCGCAATCAAACTGGCCCGCGCTTATACCGGAAGGGATATGGTGGCCATTTGTGCAGATCACCCTTTCTTTTCGGTCGATGATTGGTTTATCGGCAGCACTGCGGTCAACGCAGGAATTCCTCAGTGCGTTCAGGACTTGACAGTAGGGTTCAAATTCAATGACCTTGAAAGTGTAGAATCCCTTTTTGAGCGGTATCCCGATCAAATTGCCTGTTTGATCATGGAAGTAGAAAAGAATGATCCAGTCGATCTTCATTTTCTTAGAGCCGTACAAGAACGCTGTAAAACCAAGGGTACGCTCTTCATTCTGGACGAAATGATTACCGGTTTCCGCTGGCACATTGGTGGGGCACAAACCCTGTACAACATCGTTCCCGATCTTTCTACCTTTGGCAAAGCCATGGGCAATGGGTTTGCCATTTCCGCTTTGGCCGGGAAAAGAGAAATCATGGAATTGGGTGGCTTGTACCATGATCAGGAAAGGGTCTTTTTGCTGTCAACCACCCACGGTGCCGAAAATCATGCGCTAGCTGCTTTTATCGCTGTTGTAAAAGAATACAAAGAAAAAGACATCATTGGGCACCTGCAAACGCAGGGGGAGCGGCTCCGAGTCGGGTTGGAACAGTCCATACGCACACATGGTTTACAAGATTATGTAGGCATTCACGGTTTTCCGGTCTGTCTGGTTTATTCTACCAAAAATCAATTAAAGCAAGCCTCGCAAGCCTTCCGAACCTTACTCTTGCAAGAGCTGATCAAAAGAGGGGTGATCGCTCCTAGTTTGGTGCTGAGTTATGCCCACAAGGCAGCAGACATCGATCAAACGGTAGCCATTTTTCACGACGCACTTGAGATTTACCGCAGGGCCATCGATGAAGGAATTGACAAGTATCTGGAAGGGGAAACGGTTCAGCCCGTTTACAGAAAAAGGAACCAGCAAAGTGCATTTAGCTATACCCCACCAGGCGTGGGATACAATTGGCTCAAGCACATTTGTCCTTGGCCATAA
- a CDS encoding class I SAM-dependent methyltransferase: MKYEWGTPPQPEWYDHYSDQFYQFKTTQNPLWVERGVFGLLPMKQGANVLELCCGDGYNTYHFYSIRADKIIAVDYDKECVAHAKKYNQAKNIVFELCDIRYQIPQGSFDNIVWDAAIALFTEEESTIIIKNIKDRLTPNGVLTGYSLVEPMTGKQTSVHNERVFRSKEDLKRFFEPYFKHVKVFETIYPSRHNLYFYASDDVLPFDPEWQYLTQK, from the coding sequence ATGAAATACGAATGGGGTACCCCTCCTCAGCCTGAATGGTATGATCATTACAGTGATCAATTTTATCAATTTAAAACAACACAAAACCCTTTGTGGGTAGAGCGGGGAGTCTTTGGGCTTCTGCCAATGAAACAAGGCGCAAATGTATTGGAACTGTGTTGTGGAGATGGGTACAATACGTATCATTTTTACTCCATTAGAGCCGATAAAATTATTGCCGTTGACTACGACAAAGAATGTGTCGCCCATGCCAAGAAATACAATCAGGCAAAAAACATAGTTTTTGAACTATGTGACATCAGATACCAGATACCTCAAGGTTCATTTGACAACATTGTATGGGACGCTGCTATTGCCTTGTTTACAGAAGAGGAAAGTACCATTATCATCAAAAACATCAAGGACAGATTAACACCAAATGGCGTTTTGACTGGCTATTCATTGGTTGAGCCCATGACTGGAAAACAAACTTCCGTGCACAATGAGCGGGTATTTAGATCTAAAGAAGATTTGAAAAGATTTTTCGAGCCTTATTTTAAACATGTCAAAGTCTTCGAAACCATTTATCCATCAAGGCATAACCTCTATTTCTACGCATCGGATGATGTATTGCCCTTTGACCCAGAATGGCAATATTTAACCCAAAAATAA
- a CDS encoding nucleotide sugar dehydrogenase, which translates to MYSELLNKEKTIAVIGLGYVGLPLALELAKHFRVIGFDINVERVALMQQGLDPTRELDASVFQHVDVQFTADPADLRNAHFFIIAVPTDINEHKVPNLIPLQKASESVGKALKPGDYVVYESTVYPGCTEEDCLPILEQYSGLKAPEDFKIGYSPERINPGDKTRPLATILKVVSGCDAPALETIAKVYGLIITAGIYEAPSIKVAEAAKVIENIQRDLNISLVNELAMVFDKMDIDTNAVLAAAATKWNFHRYSPGLVGGHCIGVDPYYLLHKARQLGIEPQVIAAGRRINDAMPVWIAKNLVQTLLQKGKNPSSSKVLVMGITFKEDVADIRNSKVVDLVKELMSYSIHVQITDPWASPNEVAHEYKLSLTEQVGKNYDAIVLAVGHQEYKKLSMDYFKEVSHGELIFFDLKGLFQQQRSEADYYWTL; encoded by the coding sequence TTGTATTCTGAATTGCTCAATAAAGAAAAAACCATTGCCGTCATTGGATTGGGTTACGTTGGTCTTCCTTTGGCGCTTGAATTGGCCAAACACTTCCGGGTGATTGGTTTTGACATCAATGTTGAACGCGTTGCCTTAATGCAACAAGGGCTGGATCCTACCCGTGAGCTGGATGCCTCCGTTTTTCAACATGTAGACGTACAATTTACCGCTGATCCTGCTGATTTGCGCAACGCTCATTTTTTTATCATTGCCGTACCGACCGATATCAATGAGCACAAAGTGCCCAACCTGATCCCGCTGCAAAAAGCCTCGGAAAGTGTGGGCAAAGCCCTCAAACCCGGTGATTATGTGGTCTACGAATCAACGGTATACCCGGGGTGTACGGAAGAAGACTGTCTGCCCATCCTGGAACAATATAGTGGACTTAAAGCGCCCGAGGATTTCAAAATTGGTTATTCGCCCGAACGCATCAATCCCGGCGATAAAACCCGTCCCCTCGCTACCATTCTCAAAGTAGTATCGGGTTGTGATGCCCCTGCCCTGGAAACCATTGCTAAAGTGTATGGGCTAATCATCACTGCTGGAATCTACGAGGCTCCGAGCATCAAAGTTGCTGAAGCCGCTAAAGTCATTGAAAACATCCAGCGTGACCTGAACATATCCCTCGTCAATGAGCTGGCGATGGTTTTTGATAAAATGGATATTGATACCAATGCAGTGCTGGCGGCGGCGGCAACAAAATGGAATTTTCACCGCTATTCTCCTGGGTTGGTAGGGGGGCATTGCATCGGGGTAGATCCCTATTATCTTTTGCACAAAGCCCGCCAATTGGGCATTGAACCACAAGTGATTGCTGCTGGCCGCCGCATCAATGACGCCATGCCCGTCTGGATTGCCAAAAACCTGGTACAAACCCTGCTGCAAAAAGGCAAAAACCCGAGCAGCAGTAAAGTACTGGTGATGGGCATTACCTTCAAAGAGGATGTTGCCGACATCCGCAATTCTAAAGTTGTCGATCTGGTCAAGGAATTGATGTCGTACTCCATCCATGTACAAATCACCGACCCCTGGGCCTCGCCAAATGAAGTGGCCCATGAGTACAAGTTGTCACTGACAGAGCAGGTCGGCAAGAACTACGACGCCATTGTGCTCGCCGTCGGGCATCAGGAATACAAAAAACTGAGTATGGATTATTTCAAAGAGGTCTCCCATGGGGAGTTGATCTTCTTTGATTTGAAAGGATTATTCCAGCAGCAACGGAGTGAGGCAGATTATTACTGGACATTGTAG
- a CDS encoding class I SAM-dependent methyltransferase produces the protein MTNMNPHNIKPPSSSRSCCRFCASELKHNVLDLGMSPLCQKHITPQQTNEAEKFYPLHVYVCEQCWLVQLEEFATPEEIFAEDYAYFSSYSDTWLEHCRQYAELMIDRFGFDAKQRVVEIASNDGYLLQWFVQKGIPVLGIEPAENVAAVAIEKGIPTEVLFFGTDTAQHLVAKYGQADLLLGNNVLAHVPDINDFVKGMKNMLAPGGLITMEFPHLKNLIEGNQFDTIYHEHFSYLSFVAVNRIFAQHGITLFDVQELPTHGGSLRIFGRHSEDQSKPITAAVQELLHHERQLGMETLAYYAAFEEKVKETKRNLLSFLIEAKRAGKTIVGYGAPGKGNTLLNYCGIRSDLLDYTVDRSPHKQGNFLPGTRIPIYHPDKIKETRPDYVMILPWNLKTEISQQMAYIQEWGGKFVIPIPAAQVFDPVVFELVA, from the coding sequence ATGACCAACATGAATCCACACAACATTAAACCTCCCTCCTCAAGCCGCAGTTGTTGCCGATTTTGTGCTTCCGAATTAAAGCACAATGTGCTTGATTTGGGCATGTCGCCCCTCTGTCAAAAACACATTACCCCTCAGCAAACCAACGAAGCGGAAAAATTTTATCCACTTCATGTATACGTCTGTGAGCAATGTTGGCTGGTGCAATTGGAAGAATTTGCTACGCCGGAGGAGATCTTTGCGGAAGATTACGCCTATTTTTCTTCCTATTCAGACACCTGGTTGGAACATTGCCGCCAGTATGCGGAATTGATGATCGACCGATTCGGTTTTGACGCCAAGCAACGGGTTGTGGAAATCGCCAGTAATGATGGGTATCTTTTGCAATGGTTTGTCCAAAAAGGGATTCCTGTATTGGGGATAGAACCTGCCGAAAACGTTGCTGCCGTAGCCATCGAAAAGGGAATTCCCACCGAAGTCCTGTTTTTTGGAACCGATACCGCCCAACACCTGGTGGCTAAATATGGCCAGGCTGATTTGTTGTTGGGCAACAATGTCCTGGCGCATGTTCCCGACATCAATGATTTTGTAAAAGGGATGAAGAACATGCTGGCCCCCGGTGGCCTGATCACCATGGAATTTCCGCATTTAAAAAACCTGATTGAAGGAAACCAATTCGACACCATTTACCATGAACATTTCTCTTACCTGTCGTTCGTAGCGGTCAATCGGATTTTTGCCCAGCATGGCATCACGCTGTTTGATGTACAGGAATTGCCCACCCATGGCGGTTCGCTGCGAATTTTTGGTCGGCATAGCGAAGACCAATCCAAGCCCATCACCGCAGCAGTGCAGGAACTTTTGCATCACGAACGGCAACTGGGTATGGAAACTTTGGCATACTATGCTGCTTTTGAAGAAAAAGTCAAAGAGACCAAGCGAAACCTACTCAGCTTTTTAATCGAAGCAAAACGTGCCGGAAAAACCATCGTTGGTTATGGCGCTCCGGGAAAAGGCAATACCCTGTTAAATTATTGCGGCATTCGCAGTGATCTTTTGGATTATACCGTTGATCGAAGCCCACATAAACAGGGCAATTTTTTGCCTGGTACCCGCATTCCCATTTACCACCCGGATAAAATCAAGGAGACCCGCCCAGACTATGTAATGATCCTGCCCTGGAACCTCAAAACAGAGATCAGCCAACAGATGGCTTACATCCAGGAATGGGGAGGAAAGTTTGTCATCCCTATCCCCGCAGCGCAGGTGTTTGATCCAGTGGTATTTGAACTGGTGGCTTAA
- a CDS encoding sugar phosphate nucleotidyltransferase, translating to MKVVLFCGGQGTRLRDYSETIPKPMVNVGFRPILWNIMKYYAHFGHNDFILALGYKADVIKNYFISYNETLSNDFVYSEGGKQIELLNSDIADWKITFVDTGIQSNIGMRLMRLREYLEGEEMFLANYADGLTDMHLPNMIEHFVQKPDKVASFMTYQPTASFHIVQAEDNGDVSAIEPISYANLWLNTGYFIFRKNIFDYINYGEELVVEPFHRLIEKKLLVTYHHTGFWQQMDTFRDKMILDELQDKGNPPWQVWG from the coding sequence ATGAAAGTTGTACTTTTCTGTGGCGGTCAAGGAACCCGCCTACGCGATTATTCAGAAACCATCCCCAAACCGATGGTAAACGTCGGGTTCCGCCCCATTTTGTGGAACATCATGAAATACTATGCTCATTTTGGACACAACGATTTCATTTTGGCCCTTGGGTATAAGGCCGATGTCATCAAGAATTATTTTATCAGCTACAATGAAACCCTTTCCAACGATTTTGTCTATTCCGAGGGTGGAAAGCAAATAGAATTGTTGAATTCCGATATTGCGGATTGGAAAATCACCTTTGTGGATACGGGTATTCAATCAAACATCGGCATGCGCTTGATGAGATTGCGAGAATACCTTGAAGGAGAAGAAATGTTCCTGGCCAATTATGCAGATGGATTAACCGATATGCATTTGCCAAACATGATCGAACATTTTGTGCAAAAGCCGGATAAGGTAGCCAGTTTTATGACCTACCAGCCTACGGCCAGTTTTCACATTGTTCAGGCAGAAGACAATGGTGACGTTTCCGCGATTGAACCCATTTCCTACGCCAATTTGTGGCTGAATACAGGCTATTTTATTTTTAGAAAAAACATCTTCGATTACATCAATTATGGAGAGGAGTTGGTGGTAGAACCTTTTCATCGCCTGATTGAAAAAAAACTATTGGTTACCTATCACCATACTGGTTTTTGGCAACAAATGGATACTTTTCGAGATAAAATGATCCTGGATGAACTACAGGATAAGGGAAATCCACCCTGGCAGGTTTGGGGTTAA
- a CDS encoding PIG-L deacetylase family protein, producing MISLHFDRPSAARLNILALGAHCDDIEIGCGGTLLKLIDQGQVGHITWVVFASNETRKQEATSSAAQFLEGISSKTIHVFDYRDAFLSFSAMEIKERFESIKTSINPDIIFTHYRDDRHQDHRLISDLTWNTFRDHFILEYEIPKYDGDLGIPQCFSHLSPDQVHRKIDFLMQNFASQQNKHWFDRETFLALLRIRGLESAADSKYAEAFHSRKWVL from the coding sequence ATGATTTCCTTACATTTTGATCGGCCATCCGCAGCAAGGTTAAACATCCTTGCCCTTGGTGCACATTGTGATGACATCGAAATTGGTTGCGGTGGAACCTTGCTAAAACTGATCGATCAGGGTCAGGTTGGGCACATCACCTGGGTTGTATTTGCCTCCAATGAAACGAGGAAGCAAGAGGCCACAAGCAGCGCGGCCCAATTTTTGGAAGGTATTTCAAGTAAAACAATACACGTCTTCGATTATCGGGATGCCTTTCTTTCCTTTTCAGCAATGGAGATTAAGGAACGATTTGAATCCATCAAAACTTCTATTAACCCGGATATCATTTTTACACATTATCGAGATGACCGCCACCAGGATCATCGCCTGATTTCTGACCTGACCTGGAATACTTTTCGCGATCACTTCATTCTGGAATACGAAATTCCGAAGTACGATGGAGACCTGGGCATTCCTCAATGTTTCAGTCACCTCAGCCCAGATCAGGTGCATAGAAAAATTGACTTTCTGATGCAAAATTTTGCAAGTCAACAAAACAAACACTGGTTCGATCGGGAAACTTTTCTGGCCTTGCTGCGCATCCGGGGATTAGAATCGGCTGCTGATTCCAAATATGCAGAAGCTTTTCATTCGCGGAAATGGGTATTGTAA